CTAATTTATTAATTATGGGCAATATGAATCACTGTTATTCGATCTTTCTTGTTTTTTTTTGATCCTAAGTGTATAAAATTTCTCTACCTGCTGGACCATTTCAACAGAATACTGCTCAATGAGTAGTTTTCTAATCACGCAGATTGCAAGGGTCCTCACGCCGTTTAATCTGTCCACCTCGCTGAATCGTCCCCTAAAACGCATCAGTTCCTGTGGAATAAGATCTACTGTTCGAGGGCAAGGGTAATCTGTTTTGGGTTGGTGCTTCTGGAGTTACTGGGCTAAGCCAAGTAGCGTTTCCCAACCCGTTTCGCGGGTTTTCTAAGGAAGGACTTGCTGTACGGGAAAGGCAACAAGGACCGGGTTCCGATTGCAACAAGCTTTAGAGTTTGAAGGTAGTTGGTAAGGGGCAGGTGGGCTTGGCATCCCATGTGGGATGCTTCATGTTGTGGGATTCAGGCCTGGAGTCACTCAACAAATGGACGCAACAGGTCGTCTTTCGAGAGAAATAAACGTGAATATATACGTGGGAAATCTAGCTTATAGTGTCACCGAAGAACAATTGCGCGAAGCTTTTGGGGAATTTGGTGAAGTAGACAAAGTCTCGATTATCATGGATCGCATGACCAACCGTTCCAAAGGATTTGGTTTCGTGGAAATGCAGGATGATTCTGAGGCTGAAGCTGCCATTCGGGGACTCAACGAGCAACCCATTAATGGACGTGCTGTCAGGGTAAATGAGGCTCGACCTCGTGAAGAGCGCCCAAGACGTCCAGCGCCACCGCGCTGAAACTTGCGGCTTGGAAGCCGCATCGCGATCCCCCTTTCACAGTGTATCGTCAGACTTTTGAAGATACACTGTCTCTCCCGCCGATTTATCTCCTCCCAGTGGATTGTGAAGAAACATGCTGTCCTTCTCAGAGATCTTAAATTTGCTTGGCCTGCATCAACGATCTCAACTCT
The DNA window shown above is from SAR324 cluster bacterium and carries:
- a CDS encoding RNA-binding protein, coding for MNIYVGNLAYSVTEEQLREAFGEFGEVDKVSIIMDRMTNRSKGFGFVEMQDDSEAEAAIRGLNEQPINGRAVRVNEARPREERPRRPAPPR